In Streptomyces ambofaciens ATCC 23877, a single genomic region encodes these proteins:
- a CDS encoding antitoxin produces the protein MGILDKMKSMAGKDKDRSRKMSDAAEQQVNQRTGGKHAKKVDSAQQQAEGKLGFGRERGGPDQR, from the coding sequence ATGGGCATCCTCGACAAGATGAAGAGCATGGCCGGCAAGGACAAGGACAGGTCCAGGAAGATGTCCGACGCCGCCGAGCAACAGGTCAACCAGAGGACCGGTGGCAAGCACGCGAAGAAGGTCGACTCCGCGCAGCAGCAGGCCGAGGGCAAGCTCGGCTTCGGGCGCGAGCGGGGCGGCCCCGATCAGCGGTAG
- the mfd gene encoding transcription-repair coupling factor, translating to MSLHGLLDAVVKDTALAEAISAAADGNRMHVDLVGPPAARAFSVAALARETSRPVLAVTATGREAEDLAAALRSLLPPEGVVEYPSWETLPHERLSPRSDTVGRRLAVLRRLVHPRADDPETGPVSVVVAPVRSVLQPQVKGLGDLEPVALRQGQGADLEEIVQALAAAAYARVELVEKRGEFAVRGGILDVFPPTEEHPLRVEFWGDDVEEIRYFKVADQRSLEVAEHGLWAPPCRELLLTDDVRERARVLAEDHPELGELLGKIAEGIAVEGMESLAPVLVDDMELLLDVLPKGAMAVVCDPERVRTRATDLVATSQEFLQASWAATAGGGEAPIDVDAASLWSLADVRERARELDMMWWSVSPFAADDALEDADTLKLGMHAPETYRGDTAKALADTKGWVADGWRVVYLTEGHGPAARTVEVLGGEGIAARLDNDLGTLSPSVVHVSCGSVDHGFVDRALKLAVLTETDLTGQKAAGREGARMPARRRKTIDPLTLETGDHIVHEQHGVGRYIEMVQRTVQGATREYLVVEYAPAKRGQPGDRLYIPTDQLEQITKYVGGEAPTLHRLGGADWTKTKARAKKAVKEIAADLIKLYSARMAAPGHAFGADTPWQRELEDAFPYAETPDQLTTIAEVKEDMEKTVPMDRLICGDVGYGKTEIAVRAAFKAVQDGKQVAVLVPTTLLVQQHFGTFSERYAQFPVNVKALSRFQSDTEAKATLEGLREGSVDLVIGTHRLFSSETKFKDLGLVIVDEEQRFGVEHKEQLKKLRANVDVLTMSATPIPRTLEMAVTGIREMSTITTPPEERHPVLTFVGPYEHRQIGAAIRRELLREGQVFYIHNRVESIDRAAAKLREIVPEARIATAHGQMSEQALEQVVVDFWEKKFDVLVSTTIVESGIDISNANTLIVERGDNFGLSQLHQLRGRVGRGRERGYAYFLYPPEKPLTETAHERLATIAQHTEMGAGMYVAMKDLEIRGAGNLLGGEQSGHIAGVGFDLYVRMVGEAVADYRASLEGGVEEEPPLEVKIELPVDAHVPHDYAPGERLRLQAYRSIASANSEEDVKAVREELVDRYGKLPEPVENLLLVAGLRMLARACAVGEIVLQGNNIRFAPVELRESQELRLKRLYPGSVIKAGAHQVLVPRPKTAKVGGKPLVGRELLGWVGEFLTSILGS from the coding sequence ATGAGCCTGCACGGTCTGCTCGACGCCGTCGTCAAGGACACCGCCCTCGCGGAAGCGATCTCGGCCGCCGCAGACGGCAACCGCATGCACGTCGACCTGGTCGGCCCGCCCGCCGCCCGCGCCTTCTCGGTCGCCGCGCTGGCCCGCGAGACGAGCCGCCCCGTGCTGGCGGTGACGGCGACGGGACGCGAGGCGGAGGACCTGGCGGCGGCCCTGCGCTCCCTGCTGCCCCCGGAGGGGGTCGTGGAGTACCCCTCGTGGGAGACACTCCCGCACGAGCGCCTCAGCCCTCGCAGCGACACCGTCGGCCGCCGCCTGGCCGTCCTGCGGCGCCTGGTCCACCCCCGCGCCGACGACCCCGAGACCGGGCCGGTCTCGGTCGTCGTCGCGCCCGTGCGCTCCGTGCTCCAGCCGCAGGTCAAGGGCCTCGGCGACCTGGAGCCGGTGGCGCTGCGCCAGGGACAGGGCGCCGATCTGGAGGAGATCGTCCAGGCTCTGGCCGCCGCCGCGTACGCGCGCGTGGAGCTGGTGGAGAAGCGCGGCGAGTTCGCCGTGCGCGGCGGCATCCTCGACGTCTTCCCGCCCACCGAGGAACACCCCCTGCGCGTGGAGTTCTGGGGCGACGACGTCGAGGAGATCCGCTACTTCAAGGTCGCCGACCAGCGCTCCCTCGAGGTCGCCGAGCACGGCCTGTGGGCCCCGCCCTGCCGCGAGCTGCTGCTCACGGACGACGTGCGCGAGCGCGCCCGCGTCCTCGCCGAGGACCACCCCGAGCTGGGCGAACTGCTCGGCAAGATCGCCGAGGGCATCGCGGTCGAGGGCATGGAGTCCCTGGCCCCGGTCCTCGTCGACGACATGGAACTGCTGCTCGACGTGCTGCCCAAGGGCGCGATGGCCGTGGTCTGCGACCCCGAGCGGGTGCGCACGCGGGCCACCGACCTGGTGGCCACGAGCCAGGAGTTCCTCCAGGCCTCCTGGGCGGCCACCGCGGGCGGGGGCGAGGCGCCGATCGACGTGGACGCGGCCTCGCTGTGGTCCCTCGCGGACGTCCGGGAGCGGGCCCGCGAGCTGGACATGATGTGGTGGTCGGTCTCGCCCTTCGCCGCCGACGACGCGCTGGAGGACGCCGACACCCTCAAGCTCGGCATGCACGCCCCCGAGACCTACCGCGGGGACACCGCGAAGGCGCTGGCCGACACCAAGGGCTGGGTCGCCGACGGCTGGCGCGTGGTCTACCTCACCGAGGGCCACGGCCCGGCCGCCCGCACCGTCGAGGTCCTCGGCGGCGAGGGCATCGCGGCCCGCCTCGACAACGACCTCGGGACCCTCAGCCCCTCGGTCGTGCACGTCTCCTGCGGCTCGGTCGACCACGGCTTCGTCGACCGCGCGCTCAAGCTCGCCGTGCTCACCGAGACCGACCTGACCGGCCAGAAGGCCGCGGGCCGCGAGGGCGCCCGGATGCCGGCCCGGCGGCGCAAGACCATCGACCCGCTCACCCTGGAGACGGGCGACCACATCGTCCACGAGCAGCACGGCGTGGGCCGCTACATCGAGATGGTGCAGCGCACCGTGCAGGGCGCCACCCGCGAGTACCTGGTGGTGGAGTACGCCCCCGCCAAGCGCGGCCAGCCCGGCGACCGGCTGTACATCCCCACCGACCAGCTGGAGCAGATCACCAAGTACGTCGGCGGCGAGGCGCCCACCCTGCACCGTCTGGGCGGCGCCGACTGGACCAAGACCAAGGCCCGCGCGAAGAAGGCGGTCAAGGAGATCGCCGCCGACCTGATCAAGCTCTACAGCGCCCGCATGGCGGCACCGGGGCACGCCTTCGGCGCGGACACCCCCTGGCAGCGCGAGCTGGAGGACGCCTTCCCGTACGCGGAGACCCCGGACCAGCTCACCACCATCGCCGAGGTCAAGGAGGACATGGAGAAGACCGTCCCCATGGACCGCCTGATCTGCGGCGACGTCGGCTACGGCAAGACCGAGATCGCGGTCCGCGCCGCCTTCAAGGCCGTCCAGGACGGCAAGCAGGTGGCCGTGCTCGTCCCCACCACCCTGCTGGTGCAGCAGCACTTCGGGACGTTCAGCGAGCGGTACGCGCAGTTCCCGGTGAACGTGAAGGCGCTGTCCCGCTTCCAGAGCGACACCGAGGCGAAGGCGACGCTGGAGGGGCTCCGCGAGGGCTCGGTGGACCTCGTCATCGGCACCCACCGGCTCTTCTCCTCGGAGACGAAGTTCAAGGACCTGGGCCTGGTCATCGTCGACGAGGAGCAGCGCTTCGGCGTCGAGCACAAGGAGCAGCTGAAGAAGCTCCGCGCCAACGTCGACGTGCTCACCATGTCCGCCACCCCCATCCCGCGCACCCTGGAGATGGCGGTCACCGGTATCCGCGAGATGTCGACGATCACCACCCCGCCGGAGGAGCGCCACCCGGTGCTGACCTTCGTCGGTCCCTACGAGCACCGGCAGATCGGCGCCGCCATCCGCCGCGAGCTGCTGCGCGAGGGGCAGGTCTTCTACATCCACAACCGCGTCGAGTCCATCGACCGCGCGGCGGCCAAGCTGCGCGAGATCGTGCCCGAGGCACGCATCGCCACCGCCCACGGCCAGATGTCCGAGCAGGCGCTGGAGCAGGTCGTCGTCGACTTCTGGGAGAAGAAGTTCGACGTGCTGGTCTCCACGACCATCGTCGAGTCCGGCATCGACATCTCCAACGCCAACACCCTCATCGTCGAGCGCGGCGACAACTTCGGTCTCAGCCAGCTCCACCAGCTGCGCGGCCGGGTCGGCCGAGGACGCGAGCGGGGCTACGCCTACTTCCTCTACCCGCCGGAGAAGCCGCTGACCGAGACGGCGCACGAGCGGCTCGCCACCATCGCCCAGCACACCGAGATGGGCGCGGGCATGTACGTGGCGATGAAGGACCTGGAGATCCGAGGCGCCGGCAACCTGCTCGGCGGCGAGCAGTCCGGACACATCGCGGGCGTCGGCTTCGACCTGTACGTGCGGATGGTCGGCGAGGCCGTCGCCGACTACCGCGCCTCCCTGGAGGGCGGGGTCGAGGAGGAGCCGCCGCTCGAGGTCAAGATCGAGCTGCCCGTCGACGCCCACGTCCCGCACGACTACGCCCCCGGCGAGCGGCTGCGGCTCCAGGCGTACCGGTCCATCGCCTCCGCCAACAGCGAGGAGGACGTCAAGGCCGTACGCGAGGAACTCGTCGACCGCTACGGCAAGCTGCCGGAGCCGGTGGAGAACCTGCTCCTGGTGGCGGGGCTGCGCATGCTCGCGCGGGCGTGCGCCGTCGGTGAGATCGTGCTCCAGGGCAACAACATCCGGTTCGCGCCGGTGGAGCTGCGCGAGTCGCAGGAGCTGAGGCTCAAGCGGCTCTACCCCGGGAGTGTCATCAAGGCGGGCGCCCACCAGGTCCTCGTACCGCGCCCGAAGACCGCGAAGGTGGGCGGCAAGCCGCTGGTCGGGCGTGAGCTGCTGGGCTGGGTGGGGGAGTTCCTGACCTCGATCCTCGGGTCGTAG
- a CDS encoding HNH endonuclease family protein, translating to MTRHSRIRTGRAAAAVLALTLVTGCEGLDGEGSSPPGGGAEAPAAGQAVSPLRNPDGTGPGLAPVTGDAQEAAARDLIDGLRTKGRGPRTGYDRDEFGYAWMDSADGVPLARNGCDTRNDLLRRDGEDLRFRSGSDCVVVAMTLDDPYTRTTIEWRKQEASEVQIDHVVPLSYSWQMGSSRWAESKREQLANDPLNLLPVEGRANSAKRDSGPASWLPPNKSVRCAYAVRFAQVAAKYALPVTAPDRQAMLRQCGG from the coding sequence ATGACGCGGCACAGCAGGATCCGTACCGGACGGGCCGCGGCCGCGGTCCTCGCCCTGACCCTGGTCACCGGTTGCGAGGGCCTCGACGGTGAGGGGTCCTCGCCACCCGGCGGCGGTGCCGAGGCACCGGCCGCGGGGCAGGCCGTCAGCCCCCTGCGCAACCCGGACGGAACCGGCCCCGGCCTCGCCCCGGTCACGGGCGACGCCCAGGAGGCGGCGGCCCGGGACCTCATCGACGGCCTGCGGACCAAGGGGCGCGGTCCCAGGACGGGGTACGACCGTGACGAGTTCGGCTACGCGTGGATGGACTCGGCGGACGGGGTGCCCCTGGCCAGGAACGGCTGCGACACCCGCAACGACCTTCTGCGGCGCGACGGCGAGGACCTGCGCTTCCGCTCCGGCTCCGACTGCGTGGTCGTCGCCATGACGCTGGACGACCCGTACACCCGCACCACCATCGAGTGGCGCAAGCAGGAGGCGAGCGAGGTCCAGATCGACCACGTCGTGCCCCTGTCCTACAGCTGGCAGATGGGTTCCTCGCGGTGGGCGGAGAGCAAGCGCGAACAACTGGCCAACGACCCGCTCAACCTCCTCCCCGTCGAGGGCCGCGCCAACTCCGCCAAGCGGGACTCCGGTCCGGCGTCCTGGCTGCCGCCGAACAAGTCGGTCCGGTGCGCGTACGCGGTCCGCTTCGCCCAGGTCGCCGCCAAGTACGCACTCCCGGTGACCGCACCGGACCGGCAGGCGATGCTGCGGCAGTGCGGCGGCTGA
- a CDS encoding GNAT family N-acetyltransferase has protein sequence MELKISSLAERPEMLDRVREMPDSWPAFAVEDLSGNAHYPRIAVELPEYVQFAEDEHGEVVAHGHSVPFALHREGRGTLPARGWGEVLVWAFGDLRRGDPTDTVSAISVTVAPHAQGLGLSGRMLAALRDNARARGFREVVAPVRPSAKHLEPHAPIEEYARRLRPDGLPHDPWLRVHARAGATLDSVAPASMTVSGSLEQWRSWTGLPFDTAGDVEVPGALVPVRCEPERGYAVYVEPNVWMRHPL, from the coding sequence ATGGAGCTGAAGATATCGAGCCTCGCCGAGCGCCCGGAGATGCTGGACCGGGTCCGCGAAATGCCCGACAGCTGGCCCGCCTTCGCCGTGGAGGACCTCTCGGGCAACGCCCACTACCCGCGCATCGCCGTCGAGCTGCCCGAGTACGTGCAGTTCGCCGAGGACGAGCACGGCGAGGTCGTCGCCCACGGCCACAGCGTGCCGTTCGCGCTGCACCGCGAAGGGCGCGGCACCCTGCCCGCCCGGGGCTGGGGCGAGGTGCTCGTCTGGGCCTTCGGCGACCTGCGCCGCGGCGACCCCACCGACACCGTCAGCGCCATCTCCGTCACCGTCGCCCCGCACGCGCAAGGGCTCGGTCTGTCCGGCCGGATGCTCGCCGCCCTGCGGGACAACGCCCGCGCCCGCGGCTTCCGCGAGGTCGTCGCGCCCGTCCGCCCCAGCGCCAAGCACCTCGAACCGCACGCCCCCATCGAGGAGTACGCCCGCCGCCTGCGTCCCGACGGCCTGCCCCACGACCCCTGGCTGCGCGTCCACGCCCGGGCCGGCGCCACCCTCGACTCCGTGGCCCCGGCCTCCATGACCGTCTCCGGTTCGCTGGAGCAGTGGCGGAGCTGGACGGGACTGCCCTTCGACACCGCCGGGGACGTGGAGGTCCCCGGCGCCCTGGTGCCGGTGCGCTGTGAACCGGAGCGCGGGTACGCGGTGTACGTCGAGCCGAACGTCTGGATGCGGCATCCCCTGTGA